One stretch of Paenibacillus sp. AN1007 DNA includes these proteins:
- a CDS encoding SDR family NAD(P)-dependent oxidoreductase: MNQTSQMLRMIIENAAAGKIDKQVAAQLLKGLKAEGRRKDSEGIAIVGISAMLPSADTIDEFWDNIRGRCDSIANFPDSRRQNIEAYLQYAGYGDHIKFSSGSYLKEIDQFDYKLFRIPPRDAALMDPFQRLFLRTAWSALEDAGYGGKSLAGSRTGVYLGFASNIKDSYLRMLQDIDIHLTSDAAVGNISAMMPARISYLLDLKGPSMVVDTACSSSLVAVHLACQSLLNGDCDMALAGGLRVNLMPLDTEYYRGGLEASDGRTRAFDHSSDGAGISEGVAAVVLKPLSKALKDHDQIYAVIKGSAINQDGASIGITAPNPEAQADVISRAWDQAGIHPESLSYIETHGTGTKLGDPLELEGLELAFQKYTDKKQFCPIGTVKSNVGHPYEAAGLVSLIKAALVIKNREIPPSLHFDRPNGQIDFKTSPVYVNTRLRKWEKTASEQPMRCAVSSFGFSGTNCHLVLEEAPSGSVTAAGPSDRFSGLLVLSAKSEMALRELVTAYENFIQKKEPDCHLQDICYTASSGRGHYNFRLAVTADSIADLEWKLRELSSRESWSGDKPWFHFGEHKIVPASKAKLEAGDMTEASRRKLDQQVQQLVQEVIRSGAADEKELLELGSLYVRGADVNWSEMYSETGARRVSLPVYPFERHRCWIDLPEEMTSNRRSLGQGTLPLTSEEEFHYTMQWKAAERRRQEGGDTQFPSAVLLIEGTPGAGDAAALVLEENGAAVIRAALGASYELKASGQYVLGDQETDYDRLFSSLQGRTLEHIIHVGSAVQHHRASGIESLHELRDCQRRNVYSVYYLVRALMRSKFASITGITLVGMNAHRVTGTEHIQLPEHAAYLSLSKVLSREHPDITFRSVDVDHETTAAVWLEDVLGADSAGDHLAAYRNGRRYAEEFTRIDVKHDAPLTIREQGVYLITGGGGGIGLETARFLASKAKVRLVLVNRTPIPERTSWKDVQHQPGQSKLRRFITAVTELEAAGSEVFWYSADVADENTMADVIGDIRTRYGAIHGIIHGAGVGGDQLLVDRSEDRFTEVLASKIDGTWNLDQLTCNDDLDFFVMYSSVATMFSGVTQADYVAANAYMDAYADERSARGKRTLTVNWTTWKETGMSVDAGFTADTIFKTILTAQAVAGLEQAMNSSIRRVLIGQLNFSGGGVRLLDKMQVRLSAELSSSVAAYLQRAASKTRSAKKAGGVSSGEVILSGKSEGGYTATERHVASVCKEVLGFDEIDVYENFFELGADSILLLRIHAGLSKRYPGVLAVTDLFEFSTIHKLAAFIFKEHGETEEIEEAVPPQEQVDIALEADTKPKGSMKSDALTTTKPGDLAIVGMALNVASTTDVSEFWDHIQGKVDHIRPLPDRRQQDLDWYLQNTALDLPELGSKAGAFIEDIDLFDYSFFKLSPKEASLTDPNQRLFLETVWRAIEDAGYGGGQLAGSDTGVFLGYSTNTVDMYSRFIYETDLGALPDAVVGNTPSIIPARISYLLNLKGPSMLVDTACSSSLTAVHIASRALLSGECRMAAVGGIKISTMPITKKNENMLQGLESGDGKTRAFDDESDGAGLGEGIGVVMLKRLEDALADGDQVYAVLKGSAMNQDGSSAGITAPNPAAQQEVITKAWQQAGIQPETITYMETHGTGTALGDPIEIKGIQNAFRQFTDKRQFCAIGSIKTNLGHTSEAAGMISLIKAALAVRDGIIPPNLHFNRPNRNIDFHASPVYVNTRLRQWKVESGPRRCGVSAFGISGTNCHVILEEPPKTAPVMPEATGPHLLVLSARSEDGLRRLVDDYIKLFERSHSSSLADICSTASTGRGHYSFRLAFTAADGESMLSMLVQASRTRFGSDTAPGLEFGEHRIVPKSKKERSAGDMTESEKTGLSQLLRSAIENFVQNGRESVYLLKQIAHLYVQGADANWADLYAGELIRKVSLPSYPLERKRCWIDIPERKRSADMSSHDKAVPLHYAALWKEMSRPVSGTKASGTEPVVIFMDEKGTASSAAARLEAEGRLVIRVYRGDSYTNQSNAKFTIRPCEEDYERLVRAIEPYKISQLLHFFAMDISETGTVDGLEDSLERSVYSLFYLSKEMSKVHFKRPVDLVLMTTCSQRVTGSEPCIHPEYAPMVGLGKTICHEMNQFRCRAVDIDSETPIEQWLQEIREPDTLYLAAYRNGRRYVQELGEMPMSLLPEQPVQMREGGVYLITGGTGGIGLETADALSMSSAKIKLVLINRSQFPERHMWKELMSSEQNEKLSLQIGRIQEMEARGTEVHLYSADIADPIQLASVLSSVRQQHGPVSGIIHGAGVAGEGFLMNKERTAFERVMRPKVLGTWSLDQLTRSDRPDFFVMFSTATTFFSEPGQGDYTAANAYLDSFAAQRRQEGLPTLTVNWTAWKETGMAKDFHVNADGGFKAISTARGIQGLQEAMRKDITQVLIGELNREAIYQHVSDDMPLMLFSDNIREAIEQGRRADSDYGKEEQGELHLQGRTDGTYSAMEMKLGSVWSRALGVTELGIYDDFYELGGDSIIGLKIANSLTKALSVLVNTAEILMYPTIAESAAYLEETYGPAVDTGAAGVTIPVLTPVEQRAYYPVSSAQKRFLVLDRLEGPNTSANIPRASIMEGDFEHGIFEGIIRQLIKRHEAFRTSFEIQDGIPYQKIWDHVDFSVGYSECTREELTDRLLGFVKPFELDQAPLFRFEVVKLAERTHAVFFDMHHIITDGMSMDIIMQEIIDLYEGRELKPLSIQYKDFSEWHNTLLSSGALQKQEEYWLSLYRDSIPQLHLPTDYVRPAANEFEGDQVVVMGSESLTLELERMASRTGTTLFMLLLAAYNVLLAKYAAQDDIVVGSPIAGRSHADLEDVVGVFINIITIRTKPQADKTFLELLAEVREGALKSYENQQFQFEDLVRKLNLNRDIHRNPLFDAMFALQNVGTVDVTVGKFTTTPYEFGASESRYDVYLEVIQKHDKLKFNLEYRTKLFKRETAEKMLRDYMQLLHQVLQHPEQKLGEVELESSKHVQITPNTDTDTLDFDFNF, encoded by the coding sequence ATGAACCAAACCAGCCAAATGTTAAGAATGATTATTGAGAACGCGGCTGCAGGTAAAATTGACAAGCAGGTAGCAGCCCAGCTGCTGAAGGGATTGAAAGCAGAAGGAAGACGGAAGGATTCGGAAGGCATAGCCATTGTAGGCATCTCGGCAATGCTTCCCTCAGCAGATACGATTGACGAGTTCTGGGATAATATTCGGGGACGCTGCGATTCCATTGCCAATTTCCCGGATTCGCGTCGTCAGAATATTGAAGCTTATCTTCAATATGCAGGATACGGAGATCACATCAAGTTCAGCAGCGGCTCTTATCTGAAAGAAATTGATCAGTTTGATTACAAGTTATTTCGGATTCCTCCCCGGGACGCAGCGCTGATGGACCCTTTTCAGAGGTTGTTCCTGCGGACAGCCTGGAGTGCTCTTGAGGATGCCGGTTATGGCGGGAAAAGTCTGGCAGGCAGCCGCACGGGTGTATATCTGGGGTTTGCGAGTAATATCAAGGATAGTTATCTGCGGATGCTTCAGGATATCGACATTCATCTGACGTCCGATGCAGCCGTTGGCAACATTTCGGCTATGATGCCTGCCCGGATCTCGTACCTGCTTGATCTGAAAGGTCCTTCGATGGTCGTCGACACAGCCTGTTCTTCATCTTTGGTAGCTGTTCATTTGGCTTGTCAATCGCTGTTAAATGGAGACTGTGACATGGCTCTTGCGGGGGGCCTGCGCGTAAATCTCATGCCGCTGGATACAGAATATTACCGGGGAGGACTTGAGGCCTCGGATGGTCGGACAAGAGCCTTCGATCATTCTTCGGACGGGGCTGGTATCAGTGAAGGTGTGGCTGCCGTCGTTCTTAAACCGCTCAGCAAAGCGCTGAAGGATCATGACCAGATTTATGCTGTAATCAAAGGCAGTGCAATTAATCAGGACGGGGCTTCCATCGGGATAACGGCTCCCAATCCTGAGGCACAGGCCGACGTTATATCCAGAGCGTGGGATCAGGCCGGTATTCACCCGGAGAGCCTCTCCTATATTGAGACGCACGGCACAGGAACGAAGCTTGGCGACCCGCTGGAATTGGAAGGGCTGGAGCTTGCTTTTCAGAAATATACCGACAAAAAACAGTTCTGTCCCATTGGAACAGTAAAATCCAACGTAGGTCATCCTTATGAAGCGGCTGGGCTGGTAAGTCTGATCAAGGCGGCACTGGTGATCAAAAATCGTGAAATCCCGCCATCTCTTCACTTTGATCGGCCAAACGGACAGATTGACTTCAAAACTTCACCTGTGTATGTAAACACACGGCTTCGTAAATGGGAGAAAACAGCGTCAGAGCAGCCTATGCGCTGCGCAGTCAGCAGTTTTGGCTTCAGCGGTACCAACTGTCACCTGGTCCTGGAGGAAGCGCCAAGTGGGAGTGTGACGGCTGCTGGACCTTCGGATAGGTTTTCCGGACTGCTTGTATTATCCGCAAAATCCGAGATGGCTTTACGTGAGCTTGTCACAGCCTATGAAAATTTCATTCAGAAAAAGGAACCCGACTGTCACCTGCAGGATATATGTTATACCGCGAGTTCGGGCAGAGGACATTATAATTTCCGGTTAGCTGTAACCGCAGACAGTATTGCAGACCTCGAATGGAAGCTGCGGGAACTCTCGTCCAGGGAGAGCTGGAGCGGGGATAAGCCATGGTTCCACTTCGGGGAGCATAAGATCGTACCTGCCAGCAAAGCGAAGCTTGAAGCCGGAGATATGACAGAGGCTTCACGGAGGAAACTGGATCAGCAGGTGCAGCAGCTGGTGCAGGAGGTGATTCGATCCGGGGCGGCAGATGAAAAGGAGCTGCTCGAACTGGGCTCGTTATATGTTCGGGGAGCAGACGTGAACTGGTCAGAAATGTACAGCGAGACTGGTGCAAGACGGGTCAGTCTGCCAGTGTATCCTTTTGAGCGTCATCGCTGCTGGATTGATTTGCCGGAGGAGATGACTTCCAATCGAAGAAGTCTTGGACAGGGAACGCTGCCCTTAACGAGTGAGGAAGAGTTTCACTATACGATGCAGTGGAAGGCAGCTGAGCGCAGACGTCAGGAAGGCGGAGATACTCAATTTCCGTCCGCTGTGCTGCTGATTGAGGGAACACCTGGTGCGGGAGACGCCGCCGCTCTTGTACTTGAAGAGAATGGAGCTGCCGTAATCCGGGCTGCCTTAGGTGCTTCTTATGAACTAAAGGCGTCCGGCCAGTATGTTCTGGGAGACCAGGAAACGGATTATGATCGGCTGTTCTCCAGCCTGCAGGGAAGGACTCTGGAACACATCATTCATGTTGGCAGTGCGGTACAGCATCATCGTGCATCCGGTATTGAATCCCTTCACGAATTAAGGGACTGCCAGCGCAGAAATGTATACAGTGTGTATTACCTGGTACGGGCTCTCATGAGAAGTAAGTTCGCATCCATTACAGGCATAACACTAGTGGGGATGAACGCCCATCGTGTTACAGGTACCGAGCATATTCAGCTGCCGGAGCATGCCGCGTATCTGAGTCTGAGCAAGGTGCTGAGCCGGGAGCATCCCGACATAACGTTCCGATCGGTTGATGTGGACCATGAAACGACTGCAGCCGTTTGGTTAGAGGATGTCCTGGGAGCAGATTCGGCAGGGGACCATCTGGCAGCTTACCGTAATGGACGGCGATACGCCGAAGAGTTTACCCGCATCGACGTGAAGCATGATGCTCCCCTAACAATCCGTGAACAGGGCGTATACCTCATTACCGGGGGCGGGGGCGGCATTGGTCTGGAGACGGCCCGTTTCCTGGCTTCGAAGGCAAAAGTCCGGCTGGTGCTGGTTAATCGTACTCCCATACCCGAACGTACAAGCTGGAAGGATGTGCAGCATCAGCCGGGGCAATCGAAACTTCGGCGTTTCATCACAGCCGTTACGGAACTGGAAGCAGCGGGTTCGGAAGTATTCTGGTACAGTGCTGATGTTGCAGACGAGAACACGATGGCAGATGTGATCGGTGATATACGAACACGTTATGGGGCGATCCATGGCATTATCCACGGAGCAGGTGTTGGGGGAGACCAGCTCCTGGTGGACCGAAGTGAAGATCGGTTTACCGAAGTGCTGGCATCCAAAATAGATGGAACATGGAATCTGGATCAGCTTACGTGTAACGATGATCTGGATTTCTTTGTCATGTATTCTTCTGTAGCCACAATGTTCAGCGGTGTGACTCAAGCAGACTATGTGGCAGCCAATGCTTATATGGACGCTTATGCTGATGAGCGCAGCGCAAGAGGAAAACGTACACTTACGGTGAACTGGACAACCTGGAAAGAGACAGGCATGTCCGTAGATGCAGGGTTTACTGCCGATACAATCTTCAAAACAATACTCACCGCTCAAGCTGTTGCAGGTCTGGAGCAGGCGATGAACTCCTCTATTCGCAGAGTGCTCATCGGGCAGCTGAATTTCAGCGGAGGCGGTGTGCGGCTGCTGGATAAAATGCAGGTGCGTTTATCCGCTGAACTCAGCAGCAGCGTGGCTGCATATTTGCAGCGCGCGGCCTCCAAAACCAGATCGGCCAAGAAGGCGGGAGGCGTATCCAGCGGTGAAGTCATATTGTCAGGCAAAAGCGAGGGCGGGTACACCGCGACAGAACGCCATGTTGCCAGCGTATGCAAAGAGGTTCTGGGCTTTGATGAAATTGATGTCTATGAAAATTTCTTTGAGCTGGGTGCAGACTCCATTCTGCTGCTCCGGATTCATGCAGGGCTATCCAAACGATATCCGGGTGTTCTTGCCGTAACGGATTTATTTGAATTTTCGACCATTCATAAGCTTGCTGCATTCATCTTCAAGGAACACGGTGAGACAGAGGAGATCGAAGAAGCTGTGCCGCCGCAGGAGCAGGTAGACATTGCCTTGGAGGCAGATACAAAACCCAAGGGCAGTATGAAATCGGACGCCTTGACTACAACGAAACCGGGAGATCTGGCTATTGTAGGCATGGCACTGAATGTTGCCTCCACAACCGATGTTTCCGAATTCTGGGATCATATTCAGGGCAAGGTTGATCATATAAGGCCTCTCCCGGACCGGAGGCAGCAGGACCTGGACTGGTATCTGCAAAATACAGCACTGGATCTCCCGGAGCTGGGTTCCAAGGCAGGTGCTTTTATTGAGGATATTGACTTGTTTGATTATTCCTTTTTCAAGTTATCACCGAAGGAAGCGAGTTTGACCGACCCTAACCAGCGCCTTTTTCTGGAGACGGTCTGGAGGGCTATTGAGGATGCGGGATATGGCGGTGGGCAGCTTGCGGGGTCGGATACCGGTGTTTTCTTGGGATATTCAACGAACACGGTGGATATGTATTCACGATTTATCTATGAAACAGATCTGGGTGCGCTGCCTGATGCTGTGGTGGGCAATACACCTTCCATCATCCCTGCCCGCATTTCCTATCTATTAAACCTGAAAGGACCGAGCATGCTTGTCGATACGGCCTGTTCGTCCTCTCTTACAGCGGTCCATATTGCCTCACGAGCTTTGCTGAGCGGCGAGTGCCGTATGGCTGCAGTCGGAGGAATTAAGATTTCGACGATGCCGATCACCAAAAAGAATGAAAATATGCTCCAGGGTCTGGAGTCGGGTGACGGTAAGACACGTGCATTTGATGATGAGTCTGACGGTGCAGGTCTTGGTGAGGGGATCGGGGTTGTGATGCTCAAGAGACTGGAAGATGCACTGGCGGATGGTGATCAAGTCTATGCCGTTCTCAAAGGAAGCGCCATGAATCAGGACGGCAGTTCAGCCGGTATTACGGCTCCGAATCCGGCAGCGCAGCAGGAAGTAATAACGAAAGCTTGGCAGCAGGCAGGTATTCAACCCGAGACTATCACATACATGGAAACGCATGGTACAGGAACAGCCTTGGGTGACCCGATTGAGATTAAAGGGATTCAGAATGCCTTTCGGCAATTTACGGACAAGCGTCAATTCTGCGCGATCGGATCGATCAAAACGAATCTGGGACATACTTCGGAAGCTGCCGGTATGATCAGTCTGATTAAGGCAGCACTGGCGGTGAGGGATGGCATTATTCCGCCCAATCTCCATTTTAACCGTCCGAACCGGAATATCGATTTTCATGCTTCACCCGTATATGTAAATACACGCTTGCGGCAGTGGAAGGTGGAAAGCGGCCCGCGCCGGTGCGGAGTCAGTGCCTTTGGCATCAGCGGTACCAACTGCCATGTCATTTTGGAAGAACCGCCAAAAACGGCACCTGTGATGCCCGAAGCAACTGGTCCTCATCTCCTGGTATTATCTGCCCGTTCGGAGGATGGATTGCGCCGATTGGTGGATGATTATATAAAGCTGTTTGAACGCAGCCATTCAAGTTCTCTTGCAGACATTTGCAGTACGGCAAGCACAGGCCGCGGCCACTATTCATTCCGGCTAGCCTTTACTGCTGCAGATGGCGAGAGCATGCTGAGCATGCTTGTCCAGGCATCAAGAACGCGTTTTGGGTCCGACACGGCACCTGGACTTGAATTTGGAGAGCATCGGATCGTTCCCAAGAGTAAGAAGGAACGATCCGCAGGTGATATGACGGAGTCAGAAAAAACGGGCCTAAGTCAATTATTACGTTCTGCTATTGAGAACTTTGTCCAAAACGGACGGGAATCCGTGTATTTGCTGAAACAGATCGCTCATCTCTATGTTCAGGGAGCAGATGCAAATTGGGCAGACCTGTATGCAGGTGAGCTGATCCGCAAAGTAAGCCTGCCATCGTATCCGCTGGAGCGGAAACGATGCTGGATCGACATTCCCGAGCGCAAGCGTTCGGCGGACATGTCCAGTCACGACAAGGCGGTTCCCCTGCACTATGCCGCACTTTGGAAAGAAATGAGCAGGCCGGTTTCCGGTACAAAAGCAAGCGGAACGGAGCCGGTCGTCATATTCATGGATGAAAAGGGCACGGCTTCGTCCGCTGCCGCCAGACTGGAGGCGGAGGGCAGACTCGTTATCAGGGTATACCGGGGTGACTCCTATACCAATCAGTCCAACGCAAAATTTACAATCCGGCCATGCGAAGAGGACTATGAGCGGCTTGTACGAGCGATAGAGCCGTATAAAATCTCACAGCTGCTTCATTTTTTTGCCATGGATATTTCAGAAACAGGCACAGTGGATGGACTGGAGGACTCCCTTGAGCGAAGTGTGTACAGTCTATTTTACCTGTCCAAAGAGATGTCCAAGGTTCACTTCAAACGTCCGGTTGATCTGGTGCTGATGACAACCTGCAGCCAGCGTGTTACGGGCAGTGAACCGTGTATCCATCCAGAATACGCTCCAATGGTGGGGCTTGGCAAAACCATCTGTCATGAAATGAATCAGTTCCGCTGCAGGGCGGTTGATATTGATTCCGAAACACCGATCGAGCAGTGGCTTCAGGAGATCCGTGAGCCGGACACCTTGTATCTGGCTGCATATCGAAACGGACGCCGATATGTTCAGGAATTGGGAGAAATGCCGATGTCGCTGCTGCCAGAGCAGCCGGTCCAGATGCGCGAAGGTGGTGTGTACCTGATCACAGGGGGAACCGGAGGCATCGGTCTGGAAACGGCTGATGCACTCTCCATGTCTTCAGCGAAAATCAAACTGGTGCTGATCAACCGATCTCAGTTCCCTGAACGTCATATGTGGAAAGAACTGATGTCTTCGGAACAGAACGAGAAGCTGTCCCTTCAGATTGGACGAATTCAGGAGATGGAGGCACGTGGTACAGAGGTTCATCTCTACAGTGCCGATATTGCAGATCCGATTCAGCTTGCTTCGGTGCTCAGCAGTGTCAGACAACAGCATGGCCCGGTTTCAGGTATTATTCACGGCGCAGGTGTAGCCGGTGAAGGGTTTCTCATGAACAAGGAACGGACAGCCTTTGAACGCGTGATGCGTCCTAAAGTGCTGGGAACATGGAGTCTGGATCAGCTGACACGTTCAGATCGACCAGACTTCTTTGTGATGTTCTCTACGGCGACCACGTTTTTTAGTGAACCCGGGCAGGGAGATTATACAGCTGCGAATGCCTATCTGGATTCGTTTGCTGCCCAGCGCAGACAAGAAGGACTTCCCACTCTCACGGTGAACTGGACCGCCTGGAAAGAAACAGGCATGGCTAAGGATTTCCATGTCAATGCAGACGGCGGCTTCAAGGCTATCAGCACAGCGAGAGGTATTCAGGGACTGCAGGAGGCAATGCGTAAGGATATTACACAGGTCCTGATCGGAGAATTGAACCGGGAGGCAATCTATCAGCATGTATCGGATGATATGCCGCTGATGCTGTTTTCGGATAATATTCGTGAAGCCATTGAGCAGGGGCGCAGAGCAGATTCAGATTACGGGAAGGAAGAGCAGGGGGAACTGCATCTGCAGGGAAGAACGGACGGCACGTACTCGGCGATGGAAATGAAACTGGGAAGCGTCTGGAGCCGCGCTCTCGGCGTCACTGAATTAGGCATATACGATGACTTTTATGAACTGGGAGGAGACTCGATCATTGGGCTCAAGATTGCGAACAGTCTCACCAAAGCTTTATCAGTGCTTGTCAATACAGCCGAAATTCTAATGTATCCAACCATTGCAGAATCGGCTGCTTATCTGGAAGAGACGTACGGTCCTGCAGTGGATACCGGTGCTGCAGGCGTGACAATCCCTGTCCTGACCCCGGTAGAGCAGCGAGCCTATTATCCGGTGTCTTCGGCTCAGAAGAGATTCCTTGTTTTGGACCGGCTGGAGGGCCCCAACACCAGCGCGAACATTCCGAGGGCATCCATTATGGAGGGGGACTTCGAGCACGGCATTTTTGAAGGGATCATTCGACAGTTAATCAAGCGCCACGAGGCATTCCGAACGTCGTTCGAAATCCAGGATGGTATCCCTTACCAGAAGATATGGGATCATGTGGACTTCAGCGTTGGATATTCCGAGTGTACCCGGGAAGAACTCACGGACAGACTTCTTGGTTTTGTGAAGCCATTTGAACTGGATCAGGCACCGCTTTTCCGATTTGAGGTGGTCAAGCTTGCGGAACGAACACATGCCGTATTCTTTGACATGCATCACATCATCACAGACGGCATGTCCATGGACATCATTATGCAGGAAATTATTGATTTGTATGAAGGGCGCGAGTTGAAACCTCTCTCTATACAGTACAAAGATTTCTCCGAGTGGCATAATACGCTTTTATCCTCCGGGGCTTTGCAGAAGCAGGAAGAATACTGGCTGAGCCTGTACAGGGATTCCATACCGCAGCTTCATCTGCCTACTGATTATGTTCGCCCTGCTGCCAATGAGTTTGAAGGGGATCAGGTGGTCGTGATGGGCAGTGAATCGTTAACTCTGGAACTGGAACGTATGGCTTCGAGGACAGGAACGACCCTGTTTATGCTGCTGCTCGCTGCATATAACGTGCTGCTGGCGAAATACGCGGCCCAGGATGACATCGTTGTTGGCTCTCCGATCGCCGGTCGATCACACGCCGATCTGGAAGATGTAGTGGGTGTTTTCATTAACATCATAACCATCCGTACGAAGCCGCAGGCGGATAAAACATTTCTTGAGCTGCTTGCCGAAGTACGGGAAGGTGCATTGAAATCATATGAAAACCAGCAGTTTCAGTTTGAGGATCTGGTACGAAAACTGAATCTGAACAGGGATATTCATCGGAACCCGTTATTTGACGCCATGTTCGCGCTGCAAAATGTGGGTACGGTCGATGTGACCGTAGGGAAGTTTACAACAACACCGTACGAGTTCGGGGCTTCTGAAAGCCGATATGACGTTTATCTTGAAGTGATTCAGAAGCATGACAAACTGAAGTTTAACCTGGAATACCGTACCAAGCTGTTCAAGCGGGAAACTGCCGAGAAGATGCTTCGTGATTACATGCAGCTGCTTCATCAGGTACTGCAGCATCCGGAACAGAAGCTGGGAGAGGTCGAACTGGAGAGCAGCAAACATGTGCAGATCACCCCGAATACAGACACAGATACCCTTGATTTTGATTTTAATTTCTAA
- a CDS encoding 3-hydroxyacyl-CoA dehydrogenase NAD-binding domain-containing protein — MKTIGVIGAGVMGRGVAQSFAQAGHKVILVDISEEVLDTAAEEIYNQIRMLMLFKKVEGLEAPEIILERIHRTTSLEELREADIIVENVNEQWEVKKEVYVQIDPICQEDCIYLVNTSCISITKIAALTKRPDRVIGTHFMNPVPLKSAVEVIKGMDTSEQTIEVVTELLSSIGKETILVNDYPGFVSNRISHLFMNEAAFVLQDQVASAREVDDIFVKCYGHTMGPLETADLIGLDTVMDSLDVLYESYQDPKFRCCPLLRKMVHAGRTGRKSGEGFYSY, encoded by the coding sequence ATGAAAACCATTGGAGTTATCGGAGCGGGTGTAATGGGCCGCGGCGTAGCACAGAGTTTTGCGCAAGCAGGGCATAAGGTGATCTTGGTGGACATCAGCGAAGAAGTGCTGGATACAGCCGCAGAGGAAATCTACAACCAGATTCGTATGCTGATGCTGTTCAAAAAAGTGGAGGGGCTTGAAGCCCCCGAAATTATTCTGGAGCGAATTCATCGAACTACTTCTCTGGAGGAGCTTCGTGAAGCAGATATCATTGTGGAAAATGTAAATGAACAATGGGAAGTGAAAAAGGAGGTGTATGTCCAGATTGATCCGATTTGCCAGGAGGATTGCATTTACCTGGTAAACACATCCTGTATCTCCATTACGAAAATTGCAGCACTTACGAAACGGCCTGATCGGGTCATCGGCACTCATTTTATGAATCCGGTACCTCTTAAATCTGCTGTTGAAGTGATCAAGGGAATGGATACATCCGAGCAGACGATCGAAGTGGTGACAGAACTCCTCTCATCCATTGGCAAAGAGACTATTTTGGTCAACGATTATCCGGGCTTTGTTTCGAACCGTATTTCACATCTATTTATGAATGAGGCCGCTTTTGTGCTTCAGGATCAGGTAGCATCTGCCCGTGAAGTGGATGATATTTTTGTGAAATGTTATGGACATACGATGGGACCGCTGGAGACGGCTGACTTGATTGGTCTGGATACCGTTATGGATTCGCTTGATGTACTGTATGAAAGCTATCAGGACCCCAAGTTCCGCTGCTGTCCGCTGCTCAGAAAGATGGTGCATGCGGGCCGAACAGGCAGAAAGTCAGGAGAAGGCTTCTACAGTTACTAA
- a CDS encoding phosphopantetheine-binding protein, whose product MKEVKNEVREMEEVKSEVLKMEEVKGKVRKFLGRFFKKHELQDHEDIFALGFVNSLFAMQLVMFLEKEFSIRVDNQDLDLQNFKSINAITELIESKMVSS is encoded by the coding sequence ATGAAAGAAGTTAAAAATGAAGTTCGCGAAATGGAAGAAGTTAAAAGTGAAGTTCTTAAGATGGAAGAAGTTAAAGGTAAAGTTCGCAAATTTTTAGGGCGTTTTTTCAAAAAGCATGAGCTTCAAGATCATGAAGATATTTTTGCCCTGGGTTTTGTAAATTCCCTGTTTGCCATGCAGCTCGTGATGTTTTTGGAAAAAGAATTCTCCATCCGTGTCGACAATCAGGATTTGGACCTGCAGAACTTCAAATCGATTAATGCCATTACGGAACTGATCGAGAGCAAAATGGTGAGTTCCTGA